Proteins encoded by one window of Synechococcus sp. MVIR-18-1:
- a CDS encoding thioesterase family protein produces the protein MAFRSPDEWLKLERIVRFGDTDAAGVMHFHQLLRWCHEAWEDSLERYGIAAADVFPGCRAADVPPTIALPVVHCAADFLRPIHGGDHLVVTLKPTRVDPSQYEVRFLFQLEEIDVAQGIIRQLAIHSETRRRCALPEAIDRWLEASAIGTVGTL, from the coding sequence TTGGCTTTTCGATCGCCAGATGAGTGGTTAAAGCTTGAGCGCATCGTGCGTTTTGGCGATACCGATGCTGCTGGTGTGATGCACTTCCACCAGCTGTTGCGCTGGTGCCATGAAGCCTGGGAAGACAGTCTTGAGCGCTACGGGATTGCCGCAGCGGATGTTTTTCCAGGATGCAGGGCAGCAGATGTTCCACCAACCATCGCTTTGCCGGTGGTGCACTGCGCAGCCGATTTTTTACGACCCATCCATGGTGGTGATCACTTGGTCGTGACACTGAAGCCGACCAGGGTGGATCCCAGCCAATACGAGGTGCGTTTCCTCTTTCAACTCGAGGAAATCGACGTAGCCCAAGGGATCATCCGCCAGCTAGCAATCCACTCTGAAACGCGCCGGCGCTGTGCCTTGCCAGAAGCAATCGATCGCTGGCTTGAAGCATCAGCAATCGGCACCGTCGGAACGCTCTAG
- a CDS encoding cysteine desulfurase family protein, with translation MLPSSDTVLTQSAPIALDHQATTPCHPDVIEAMEPWWREQWGNPSSRQHRLGLTAAAAVQLAREQLSDCLNCSSEQLIFTSGATEANNIALLGHARAVARQKGKPGHLISMVSEHHAVLDPLWQLQREGFGITLLSPEPDGLLDPKKLEAAITEDTQLVSVMLANNEIGVIQPLPEIAAICRDQGVSLHSDAAQAFGHIPLDSQRLGADFLSLSAHKLNGPKGIGALIYNPDLEVEPLQWGGGQERGLRPGTLPVPLIIGFAKAAELALSDLASRSQRLKGLRNQLWEGLKQRQPTLLLNGHATARLPHNLNITIPDVSGSKLHRALRSRVSCSSGSACSRGEPSHVLMALGRSRQEAEASLRLSLGRSSTEHDIDQAVEAINDVIHQLRHKA, from the coding sequence ATGCTGCCAAGTTCCGACACCGTCTTGACTCAATCGGCACCGATTGCCCTCGACCATCAAGCCACAACCCCATGTCACCCTGACGTGATTGAGGCCATGGAGCCCTGGTGGCGTGAACAGTGGGGCAATCCTTCAAGCCGGCAGCATCGGCTCGGGCTCACGGCTGCCGCCGCCGTGCAATTGGCCCGAGAGCAATTAAGCGATTGCTTGAACTGTTCCAGTGAACAGCTGATCTTCACCAGCGGGGCCACAGAGGCCAACAACATCGCCCTGCTCGGACATGCGCGAGCCGTGGCACGCCAGAAGGGAAAACCAGGGCATCTGATCAGCATGGTCAGCGAACATCACGCTGTTCTCGACCCCCTGTGGCAGCTTCAGCGCGAGGGCTTTGGCATCACCCTTCTCTCGCCAGAGCCAGATGGTCTCCTCGACCCCAAAAAGCTTGAGGCCGCCATCACTGAAGACACCCAATTGGTGAGTGTGATGCTGGCCAATAACGAAATCGGCGTCATCCAGCCACTCCCTGAAATCGCGGCCATTTGCAGAGATCAAGGGGTATCGCTGCATAGCGATGCCGCACAAGCCTTCGGCCACATCCCCCTGGACAGCCAACGCCTTGGCGCCGATTTTCTCAGCCTGAGCGCCCATAAACTGAACGGACCGAAAGGGATCGGCGCCCTGATCTACAACCCAGATCTAGAGGTGGAGCCGCTGCAATGGGGAGGAGGGCAAGAACGGGGGTTAAGACCTGGCACCTTGCCGGTGCCGTTGATCATCGGATTTGCCAAAGCGGCCGAGTTGGCACTTAGCGATCTCGCTAGCCGCAGTCAACGCCTCAAAGGTTTGCGCAATCAACTTTGGGAGGGCTTGAAGCAGAGGCAGCCAACGCTGCTTCTCAATGGACATGCCACGGCTCGACTGCCACACAACCTCAACATCACCATTCCAGATGTCTCCGGAAGCAAGCTGCATCGAGCACTGCGATCCCGCGTGTCCTGTAGCAGTGGTTCGGCCTGTAGTCGCGGTGAACCGTCCCATGTGCTGATGGCCTTAGGGCGAAGCCGCCAAGAGGCCGAAGCCTCCCTGCGACTGAGCCTGGGGCGCAGCAGCACGGAGCACGACATTGACCAAGCCGTGGAGGCCATCAACGACGTCATCCACCAATTGCGTCATAAAGCATGA
- a CDS encoding amidohydrolase family protein translates to MRRITHVCLPHSTSKDGHSQQWWLQIDQQDRIVDLGLMPDGSALAGESWRGDVLSPMGVDLQINGGFGLPFPELTEAALPQLLQLLDQLWRDGVGAISPTLVTCGVEPLRRALAVLRQARGAHQPYRCQLLGAHLEGPFLADARRGAHPRQHLASPTVVELKARISGFEQEIALVTLAPELDGAAAVIEHLCDLGIRIALGHSTADATTANEAFNRGVSMLTHSFNAMPGLHHRNPGPIGAACQRNDIALGLIADGVHVDPTMAVLLQRLAGDQLVLVSDALAPYGLEDGVHHWDERALLVADGTCRLEDGTLAGVTLPLLEGVKRLARWSSHPSAAIYAATVAPRKALKSQETFQLLGRPLNELLRWHWDAETNNLSWQHAA, encoded by the coding sequence ATGCGCCGGATCACACACGTCTGCCTGCCCCACAGCACGAGCAAAGACGGGCACTCTCAGCAGTGGTGGCTTCAAATCGATCAGCAAGACCGCATTGTTGATCTGGGACTCATGCCTGATGGGTCTGCCCTGGCCGGTGAAAGCTGGAGGGGAGATGTGCTCAGCCCGATGGGTGTGGACCTCCAGATCAATGGAGGCTTTGGACTGCCGTTCCCAGAGCTGACAGAGGCGGCGTTGCCGCAACTCTTGCAACTCCTCGATCAGCTCTGGCGTGATGGCGTGGGAGCGATCAGTCCCACTCTGGTGACGTGTGGCGTTGAGCCCTTACGCCGAGCCCTTGCTGTGCTCAGGCAGGCGCGTGGCGCTCACCAGCCCTATCGCTGCCAGCTGCTTGGTGCCCATTTAGAGGGCCCTTTTCTTGCCGATGCAAGGCGGGGAGCCCATCCACGCCAACACCTCGCCAGCCCAACCGTGGTCGAACTCAAGGCACGCATCAGCGGCTTTGAACAGGAGATTGCCCTGGTCACGCTCGCGCCAGAACTCGATGGGGCCGCAGCCGTGATCGAACATCTTTGTGACCTGGGCATTCGCATAGCCCTTGGTCACAGCACAGCGGATGCAACCACGGCCAATGAAGCCTTTAACAGGGGCGTATCGATGCTGACCCACAGCTTCAATGCGATGCCAGGGTTGCATCACCGCAATCCCGGACCGATCGGAGCCGCCTGCCAACGGAATGACATTGCCCTCGGCCTGATTGCTGATGGGGTTCACGTAGACCCCACGATGGCGGTTCTCTTGCAGCGGCTGGCGGGCGATCAACTCGTGCTTGTCAGCGATGCACTCGCCCCTTATGGATTAGAAGATGGTGTTCACCACTGGGATGAGCGTGCGCTTCTGGTGGCAGATGGCACCTGCCGGCTTGAGGATGGAACCCTTGCAGGCGTGACCTTGCCGCTGCTTGAAGGAGTAAAGCGGCTCGCGCGCTGGAGCTCCCATCCAAGTGCTGCAATTTATGCCGCAACCGTTGCACCCAGGAAGGCCTTGAAGTCCCAAGAAACGTTCCAACTGCTGGGACGACCTCTAAACGAGCTATTGCGCTGGCATTGGGATGCCGAAACCAACAACCTGAGCTGGCAACACGCTGCCTAA
- a CDS encoding RNA pseudouridine synthase, which translates to MDEPAGWRPAALNNGWTYCDRVRAGEQSSRLSDVLANRYRHSSSATWQQRLARGEITLNGLACPDDVEVKTGDWIRWQRPPWVEAAVPDQWEVIHDDGDLLIVNKPSGLPVMPGGGFLSHTLTSLLERRSRSVGEALVPKPIHRLGRFTSGLQVCARRPETRAALSKQFQPEGDCRKTYLALTQRLERLQQGQTLVIQTDVVERQHPLLGWIWGPEPTTPEPLRKRLSAHSSVKLRERRETGDLVEVLIRTGRPHQIRIHLAQQGCPLLGDPLYQSDQGLSASATPGDGGYQLHAWRLEGLAWPPTKLLLLRAQPPKLLRDQLEAGC; encoded by the coding sequence ATGGATGAGCCGGCGGGATGGCGGCCGGCTGCGTTGAACAACGGCTGGACGTACTGCGATCGGGTTCGAGCAGGGGAGCAGTCGTCTCGATTGAGTGATGTGCTGGCAAACCGCTATCGCCATTCCTCTTCGGCGACCTGGCAGCAGCGCTTAGCGAGAGGGGAAATCACCCTGAATGGTTTGGCTTGTCCCGATGACGTTGAGGTGAAAACTGGCGATTGGATTCGTTGGCAGCGCCCTCCCTGGGTGGAGGCTGCGGTTCCCGATCAATGGGAGGTCATTCACGATGACGGCGATCTGCTGATCGTGAATAAGCCCTCAGGACTGCCGGTGATGCCAGGTGGCGGCTTCCTTTCCCACACGCTGACGTCCTTGTTGGAGCGGAGGAGCCGCTCTGTTGGAGAGGCCTTGGTGCCTAAGCCGATTCATCGCCTCGGACGGTTCACCTCTGGCCTTCAGGTTTGTGCCCGTCGGCCCGAAACCCGGGCCGCCTTATCGAAGCAATTTCAACCTGAGGGTGATTGCCGAAAAACGTACCTGGCCTTGACGCAACGTTTGGAACGTCTTCAACAAGGTCAGACGCTTGTCATCCAAACCGATGTTGTGGAGAGGCAACATCCGTTGCTCGGTTGGATTTGGGGACCAGAACCAACAACGCCGGAGCCATTGCGTAAGCGCCTATCAGCTCACTCTTCAGTGAAACTCAGGGAGCGACGGGAGACAGGAGATCTTGTTGAAGTGTTGATCCGTACGGGCCGCCCCCATCAGATCCGCATTCATCTCGCCCAACAGGGGTGCCCCTTGCTCGGAGATCCCTTATATCAATCCGATCAGGGGCTGTCTGCATCAGCAACGCCAGGTGATGGTGGGTATCAATTGCACGCTTGGCGACTGGAGGGTTTGGCTTGGCCGCCTACCAAGTTGCTATTGCTCCGTGCTCAGCCGCCCAAGTTGTTGAGAGATCAACTCGAGGCAGGCTGTTGA
- a CDS encoding translation initiation factor produces MRKGGWQEFSSADSLQRPAGPSAGVTPKGEQVVRVQPTRGGKGGKTVTVIRGLELDPDGLKALLKKLKTRIGSGGTAKDGVIELQGDQVELSLEYLKKEGYKPKRAGG; encoded by the coding sequence ATGCGCAAGGGAGGTTGGCAAGAATTCAGCAGTGCTGACAGTCTGCAACGCCCCGCCGGACCCTCAGCAGGCGTCACACCCAAGGGTGAGCAGGTCGTTCGCGTGCAGCCCACGCGAGGCGGTAAAGGGGGCAAGACCGTCACGGTGATCCGAGGCCTTGAGTTGGATCCAGATGGCCTGAAAGCCCTTTTGAAAAAGCTGAAAACGCGGATTGGCAGTGGCGGCACCGCAAAGGATGGGGTGATCGAATTACAAGGTGATCAGGTTGAGCTCAGTCTCGAGTACCTCAAGAAGGAGGGTTACAAACCCAAGAGGGCTGGAGGCTGA
- a CDS encoding AI-2E family transporter, whose protein sequence is MFGPAWMRWGLALPLLTLNLFVLRQLLVPLAPFPGLFLTAALIAFLLNIPSRWLRARGLPGWLAITLVFLVAVGILVISGITLVPLLIDQLAQLINALPGWLEASQGLISRLQEWAMARGLPSEFGDLSSDVLTRASRVASQFSQQLLSILGATLGTTINTVIVLVLAVFFLLGGESITAGLVRWLPQEWRQLVVTTITRTFRGYFAGQVVLALILSAGQIAVFTLLKIPYGVLFAVLIGLTTLIPYASAFTIVAVSVLLAVQDPGMGLAILAAAIGVGQIVDQVIQPRLMGSIVGLQPAWLLIALPLGARAGALFGFGELLGLLLAVPVASCIKTLIDAWADRQGFDLPLRTISSAQE, encoded by the coding sequence ATGTTCGGTCCTGCCTGGATGCGTTGGGGACTTGCTCTGCCCCTCCTAACGCTCAACTTATTTGTGCTGCGTCAGCTGCTTGTGCCGCTAGCGCCCTTCCCGGGGTTGTTCTTGACGGCGGCTCTGATCGCCTTCCTGCTCAACATCCCCTCCCGCTGGCTTCGTGCTCGGGGTCTGCCGGGTTGGCTTGCGATCACCCTTGTGTTTTTGGTGGCTGTCGGAATCCTGGTGATCTCAGGCATCACGTTGGTGCCCCTACTGATTGATCAGCTTGCGCAATTGATCAATGCCTTGCCGGGTTGGCTTGAAGCATCCCAAGGTTTGATCAGTCGTCTTCAGGAATGGGCAATGGCCCGTGGTTTGCCGAGTGAATTTGGAGATCTGAGCAGCGATGTGCTGACACGTGCCAGTCGCGTAGCCAGTCAATTCAGTCAACAGTTGCTCAGCATCCTTGGTGCAACCCTCGGCACCACGATCAACACTGTCATCGTCCTGGTATTGGCGGTGTTCTTTCTGCTGGGAGGAGAGTCCATCACGGCAGGGTTGGTGCGTTGGTTGCCTCAGGAGTGGCGGCAGCTGGTTGTGACCACAATCACGCGCACCTTTCGGGGCTACTTCGCTGGTCAGGTCGTGCTCGCCTTGATTTTGAGCGCAGGTCAGATTGCGGTGTTCACGTTGCTGAAGATCCCTTATGGCGTGTTGTTTGCCGTCTTGATTGGCTTAACCACGTTGATCCCCTATGCCAGTGCATTCACCATCGTTGCGGTGAGTGTTTTGTTGGCAGTGCAAGATCCCGGAATGGGCCTCGCCATTTTGGCGGCAGCGATTGGCGTGGGTCAGATTGTGGATCAGGTGATCCAGCCACGCTTAATGGGAAGCATCGTTGGCTTGCAGCCGGCTTGGCTGCTCATTGCTCTGCCGCTTGGTGCGCGAGCGGGTGCCTTGTTTGGCTTTGGAGAGCTTCTGGGGTTGTTGCTAGCCGTGCCAGTGGCCAGCTGCATCAAAACCCTGATCGATGCTTGGGCTGATCGTCAGGGCTTTGATCTCCCATTAAGAACGATCAGCTCTGCGCAGGAATGA
- a CDS encoding response regulator transcription factor: MTETPSEALTPRLLLVDDEPGLRTAVQAYLEDEGFDVTTAEDGEEGFSKAQQMLPDVVISDVMMPRLDGYGLLRKLREDERLGGTPVIFLTAKGMTADRTQGYLAGVDDYIPKPFDPDELVARVRNVAQRQQRLLQEAARFADTDMGQMAKQITEIRSLLAQADALPNQDPVQHNFTPREASVLQLVAEGLMNKEIARQLETSIRNVEKYVSRLFIKTETSSRTELVRYALQHHLVT; encoded by the coding sequence ATGACGGAGACCCCAAGCGAGGCTCTGACCCCACGGTTGCTGCTCGTCGATGACGAGCCTGGTTTGCGCACTGCCGTTCAGGCCTATCTCGAGGATGAAGGGTTTGATGTCACAACGGCCGAGGACGGGGAAGAAGGATTCAGCAAAGCCCAGCAAATGCTGCCCGATGTCGTCATTAGTGACGTGATGATGCCTCGCCTCGATGGCTATGGCTTGCTTCGTAAGCTCCGCGAAGACGAGCGTTTGGGGGGAACGCCAGTGATTTTTCTGACCGCCAAAGGGATGACGGCGGATCGCACGCAGGGCTATCTCGCCGGCGTGGATGACTACATTCCCAAACCATTTGATCCTGATGAACTTGTTGCGAGGGTCCGAAATGTTGCCCAGCGGCAGCAGCGGTTGTTGCAGGAGGCTGCTCGCTTCGCTGACACCGATATGGGCCAGATGGCCAAGCAGATCACAGAGATCCGTTCGCTCCTCGCCCAGGCCGATGCCCTACCCAATCAGGATCCGGTCCAACACAATTTCACGCCAAGGGAGGCAAGCGTGTTGCAGCTTGTGGCTGAGGGCCTGATGAATAAGGAGATCGCGCGCCAGCTCGAGACCTCGATTCGCAATGTGGAGAAATACGTGAGCAGGCTCTTTATCAAAACGGAAACTTCCAGCCGCACGGAGCTCGTGCGTTATGCCCTCCAACATCACCTTGTGACCTGA
- the bchM gene encoding magnesium protoporphyrin IX methyltransferase: MPPESLLDDTQAEKQEVKGYFETTGFERWNRIYSDTDEVNKVQRNIRIGHQKTVDQVLSWIKESGELSNVSFCDAGCGVGSLSLPLAEMGAGSIDASDISEAMAQEAERRARDVDLDMAKLNFFASDLESLSGSFHTVCCLDVFIHYPQQPAEEMVKHLCSLTEQRLIVSFAPYTPLLALLKGIGQLFPGPSKTTRAYTLREAGIVQAAESCGFKLVRRSLNKAPFYFSRLVEFQRV; this comes from the coding sequence ATGCCACCCGAGTCCCTGCTGGACGACACGCAGGCTGAAAAGCAGGAGGTGAAGGGGTACTTCGAAACCACAGGGTTCGAGCGCTGGAATCGCATCTACAGCGATACAGATGAAGTGAACAAGGTGCAGCGCAACATTCGCATTGGTCACCAGAAGACTGTGGATCAGGTGTTGAGCTGGATCAAGGAAAGCGGCGAGCTCAGCAACGTGAGCTTCTGCGATGCGGGGTGCGGAGTAGGCAGTCTTAGCTTGCCTTTAGCAGAGATGGGAGCTGGCTCCATCGATGCCAGCGACATTTCTGAGGCGATGGCCCAGGAAGCGGAGCGCCGGGCCCGCGACGTCGACCTCGACATGGCCAAGCTGAACTTCTTCGCCAGCGACCTGGAGAGCCTGAGCGGCTCCTTCCACACGGTGTGCTGCCTGGATGTGTTCATTCATTACCCCCAGCAACCTGCAGAAGAGATGGTGAAACACCTCTGCAGCCTCACGGAGCAGCGTCTGATCGTGAGCTTTGCACCGTATACGCCGCTGCTGGCGCTGTTGAAAGGGATCGGCCAACTGTTCCCTGGCCCCAGCAAAACCACCCGCGCTTACACCCTGAGAGAAGCAGGAATTGTGCAAGCTGCTGAGTCCTGTGGATTCAAATTGGTGCGCCGCAGCTTGAACAAGGCACCCTTCTATTTTTCGCGTCTCGTGGAGTTCCAAAGGGTCTGA
- the purE gene encoding 5-(carboxyamino)imidazole ribonucleotide mutase, protein MSKPSEPTIFVTPRVAVIMGSDSDLPTLKPAVSALEDLGVNVEVRVLSAHRTPLEMVDFARQAKHLGFRVIVAGAGGAAHLPGMVASLTTLPVIGVPVKSPALSGVDSLHSIVQMPGGIPVATVAIGGGLNAGLLAAQILAISDSALSERLEAYRQQLHDVVVAKDARLKALGADAYLDSMSSN, encoded by the coding sequence GTGTCCAAGCCATCGGAGCCCACAATCTTCGTCACTCCCCGTGTTGCAGTGATCATGGGAAGTGACTCTGATTTGCCCACCCTGAAGCCAGCGGTTTCGGCTCTTGAGGATTTAGGCGTCAACGTTGAGGTGCGTGTGCTTTCGGCCCATCGCACTCCGCTCGAAATGGTGGACTTTGCCCGTCAGGCCAAACATCTGGGATTTCGGGTGATCGTGGCTGGTGCCGGTGGTGCTGCGCACCTGCCAGGAATGGTGGCCTCACTCACCACGCTTCCTGTGATCGGTGTTCCTGTGAAAAGTCCAGCTCTCTCGGGAGTGGACTCCCTGCATTCCATTGTTCAGATGCCTGGGGGAATCCCTGTGGCCACGGTTGCGATCGGCGGAGGATTAAATGCTGGTTTGCTGGCCGCTCAGATCCTGGCGATCAGTGATTCGGCCCTCTCTGAACGATTGGAGGCTTACCGCCAGCAACTCCACGACGTGGTGGTTGCCAAGGATGCTCGCCTCAAAGCACTCGGTGCTGACGCGTATCTGGATTCCATGTCGAGTAACTGA
- the cysC gene encoding adenylyl-sulfate kinase encodes MAAADNPKATNIVWHQASVDRDTRAEQRGHRSSILWFTGLSGAGKSTLANAVNAALFERGLATYVLDGDNVRHGLCKDLGFSDADREENIRRIGEVAKLFLDAGVIVLTAFVSPFRADRDKARALVSTGDFIEIHCAADLSVCEERDTKGLYAKARTGEIKEFTGISSPYEAPEQPELNVNTGNNSLDSCVEQVVAYLVDKKIIPAQS; translated from the coding sequence ATGGCCGCCGCCGACAATCCAAAAGCCACCAACATCGTTTGGCACCAGGCCTCGGTCGATCGCGACACGCGCGCTGAGCAACGCGGGCACCGCAGTTCGATCCTCTGGTTTACAGGCTTAAGCGGTGCGGGCAAAAGCACCTTGGCCAATGCCGTGAACGCCGCTTTGTTTGAACGCGGCCTTGCTACCTACGTGTTGGACGGCGACAACGTTCGCCACGGCCTCTGCAAGGACTTGGGCTTTTCCGACGCCGACCGAGAAGAAAACATCCGTCGCATCGGCGAAGTAGCCAAACTGTTCCTGGATGCAGGCGTGATTGTGCTGACGGCGTTTGTGTCCCCTTTTCGGGCTGATCGCGACAAAGCCAGAGCGCTTGTAAGCACGGGAGACTTCATCGAGATCCACTGCGCAGCCGATCTCAGCGTTTGCGAAGAACGCGATACCAAAGGGCTCTATGCCAAGGCGCGTACGGGAGAAATTAAAGAATTCACTGGAATCTCCAGCCCCTATGAGGCACCCGAACAGCCTGAGCTCAACGTCAACACAGGCAACAACAGCCTGGACAGTTGCGTTGAGCAGGTTGTCGCATATCTGGTCGACAAAAAAATCATTCCTGCGCAGAGCTGA
- a CDS encoding DUF456 family protein: protein MSIPWSSDWWWWIALLVQLLAIPGTLLPLLPGLIWLPVGGLIWTVAVGWQQAWPELIVALVLFGLGLVADLLALGLASMRLKASRWSAAGAGVGLLLGVFGLLPALPFGGPLLGALFGPWLGALVVETWVKKKPPVNFGWLKALRQGAVVGLAVVAGLLVSRLAQLLLALLGVAAFVGLSLR from the coding sequence ATGAGTATCCCTTGGTCTTCCGATTGGTGGTGGTGGATTGCTCTGTTGGTGCAGCTGCTGGCGATTCCTGGCACGCTCTTGCCCCTGCTTCCTGGCTTGATCTGGCTTCCTGTAGGCGGATTGATTTGGACCGTTGCTGTCGGCTGGCAACAGGCCTGGCCTGAGCTCATTGTTGCTTTGGTCTTGTTCGGGCTGGGCCTTGTGGCCGACCTGTTGGCATTGGGCCTGGCCTCGATGCGCCTTAAGGCCAGCCGTTGGTCAGCGGCGGGGGCGGGGGTGGGTCTGCTCTTAGGGGTGTTCGGCCTTCTTCCGGCCCTCCCCTTTGGAGGTCCATTGCTTGGGGCCTTATTTGGCCCCTGGCTTGGGGCTCTAGTGGTGGAGACCTGGGTCAAAAAAAAGCCACCCGTGAATTTCGGGTGGCTTAAAGCCTTACGCCAAGGAGCCGTGGTGGGCTTGGCGGTAGTGGCCGGACTGCTCGTGAGTCGTCTGGCTCAATTGCTCTTGGCACTGCTCGGTGTAGCGGCCTTTGTCGGACTCAGCCTTCGCTAA
- the rsmH gene encoding 16S rRNA (cytosine(1402)-N(4))-methyltransferase RsmH yields MPDHSLSSGVAFSHVPVLAETLLQILSEQPPSLWQNTAVIDATLGGGGHSELILERCPGVHLIGLDQDPTARAAAASRLEPFLERVQIVPVNFAAFEPQEPVSLVLADLGVSSPQLDVASRGFSFRLDGPLDMRMNPAAGGETAAELIERLDVNALADLIYAFGEERLSRRIARRIKADLDAEGAYAGTAALAYAVAGCYPPKARRGRIHPATRTFQALRIAVNDELGVLDRLLQIAPGWLKPDGLLAIISFHSLEDRRVKTAFLQEERLERVTRKPLMASEQEQADNPRSRSAKLRIARRRPDTARSER; encoded by the coding sequence ATGCCCGATCACTCGCTGTCTTCTGGTGTGGCCTTCAGCCACGTGCCCGTATTGGCTGAAACGCTGCTGCAGATTTTGTCTGAGCAGCCCCCATCCCTTTGGCAGAACACAGCTGTGATTGACGCCACTCTTGGCGGTGGCGGTCATAGCGAACTCATCCTGGAACGCTGTCCTGGCGTGCATTTGATTGGTTTGGATCAGGACCCCACAGCCAGGGCTGCTGCTGCTTCAAGACTGGAACCCTTCCTGGAGCGCGTCCAGATCGTTCCGGTCAACTTTGCTGCGTTTGAACCACAGGAACCGGTGTCGCTGGTGCTGGCAGACCTTGGGGTGAGTAGTCCCCAATTGGATGTGGCTTCCAGAGGATTCAGCTTCCGGCTGGACGGGCCCTTAGATATGCGCATGAACCCAGCGGCTGGGGGTGAAACGGCAGCGGAGCTGATCGAGCGGCTGGATGTGAATGCCCTGGCTGACTTGATTTATGCCTTTGGCGAGGAACGCTTGTCTCGCAGGATTGCGCGACGGATCAAGGCGGATCTGGATGCAGAAGGCGCCTATGCAGGCACGGCGGCGTTGGCCTATGCCGTTGCTGGTTGTTACCCCCCGAAAGCCAGGCGGGGAAGGATTCATCCCGCCACGCGCACCTTTCAGGCATTGCGGATTGCTGTGAACGATGAACTGGGAGTGCTGGACCGATTGCTTCAGATTGCGCCTGGATGGCTGAAGCCTGACGGTCTCCTCGCGATTATCAGTTTTCATTCGTTGGAAGATCGTCGGGTTAAAACCGCTTTCCTTCAAGAGGAGCGGCTCGAACGGGTCACGCGCAAACCGTTGATGGCGTCAGAACAGGAGCAGGCGGACAACCCGCGCAGCCGCAGCGCAAAACTCCGAATTGCCAGACGGAGGCCCGACACTGCTCGGTCTGAGCGATGA
- a CDS encoding NAD(P)H-quinone oxidoreductase subunit H has product MTQLETRTEPMVVNFGPHHPSMHGVLRLVVTLDGEDVVDCEPVIGYLHRGMEKIAENRTNVMYVPYVSRMDYAAGMFYEAIVVNAPERLANIPVPKRASYIRVLMLELNRIANHLLWLGPFLADVGAQTPFFYIFREREMIYDLWEAATGQRLINNNYFRIGGVAADLPWGWLEKCKDFCDWFGPKIDEYEKLITNNPIFRRRIEGLGVIGREEAINWSLSGPMLRASGVPWDLRKVDHYECYDDFDWDVVCEKEGDCFARYRVRIEEMRQSLKILRQACDMIPGGPTENLEAHRMAEGKESPFAGFDYQYVAKKVAPTFKIPNGELYTRLESGKGEIGVFIQGNNDVTPWRFKIRAADSNNLQILPHILKGHKVADIMAILGSIDVIMGSVDR; this is encoded by the coding sequence ATGACGCAGCTGGAAACGCGCACCGAGCCGATGGTGGTCAACTTCGGCCCCCATCACCCCTCGATGCATGGGGTGCTGAGGCTCGTCGTAACCCTGGACGGTGAAGACGTTGTGGATTGCGAGCCGGTGATCGGCTATCTCCATCGCGGCATGGAGAAGATCGCCGAAAACCGCACCAACGTGATGTACGTGCCCTACGTGAGCCGTATGGACTACGCCGCGGGCATGTTTTATGAAGCCATCGTGGTGAACGCTCCAGAGCGCCTCGCCAATATCCCGGTGCCCAAGAGAGCCAGCTACATCAGGGTGTTGATGCTGGAGCTCAACCGGATCGCAAACCATTTGCTCTGGCTTGGCCCCTTCCTCGCTGATGTTGGCGCTCAAACACCGTTCTTTTACATCTTCCGTGAACGGGAGATGATTTACGACCTCTGGGAAGCGGCCACAGGCCAGCGACTGATCAACAACAACTATTTCCGCATCGGTGGTGTGGCCGCCGATTTGCCCTGGGGCTGGCTGGAAAAATGTAAGGATTTTTGCGACTGGTTTGGTCCAAAAATCGATGAGTACGAAAAACTCATCACCAACAACCCAATTTTCCGTCGACGCATTGAAGGGCTTGGCGTGATCGGCCGAGAAGAGGCGATCAATTGGAGCTTGTCAGGTCCAATGCTGCGGGCTTCCGGTGTGCCGTGGGATCTCCGCAAGGTGGATCACTACGAGTGTTACGACGATTTCGATTGGGATGTGGTCTGCGAGAAGGAGGGTGATTGCTTTGCTCGCTATCGGGTGCGCATTGAAGAGATGCGTCAATCGCTAAAAATCCTGCGCCAAGCCTGCGACATGATCCCCGGCGGCCCCACCGAGAATCTCGAAGCCCACCGCATGGCGGAAGGTAAAGAAAGCCCCTTTGCCGGATTCGACTATCAATATGTGGCCAAAAAAGTGGCGCCTACGTTCAAGATCCCGAATGGCGAGCTGTACACCCGCCTGGAATCAGGCAAAGGCGAAATCGGAGTGTTCATCCAGGGCAACAACGATGTGACCCCCTGGCGCTTCAAGATCAGGGCCGCTGATAGCAACAACCTCCAGATCCTTCCTCACATCCTCAAGGGACACAAAGTTGCCGACATCATGGCGATCTTGGGCTCCATCGACGTGATCATGGGATCCGTTGATCGCTGA